The DNA segment TAAAGCCGGCAGGGGATGATTTAATTGAGCCTTTGGGAGATAAAACCACAGGTCATACTCATAATGACTTCCTTAATTATAGGACTAGTTACAGGACTGTTGTTTGACATATATCGGCGCATAAGAAATTTACTTTCCCCCGGACTTTATCTTACGGTCCTCGGGGATTTGTGTTTTTGGGCAATCATAACAATTATTACGTTTACATCACTTTTGGATGTAAGTTCAGGTCAAGTCCGCGGATACATTTTTTTATGCATTATGCTCGGATTATCTTTTTATCTTCGCTTTATAAGTCGATATGTAATTTATTTTTTTATTGAGTTAGATATTTTGGCAAGCATAATCGTTCGAAAGATGTTATCATTTATAAATAAAATATATAAGTGCAAGTTTTTTCGAATTGTCGGTAGGATATACTCCGATGCTAGGCGAATTTTTTTAAAAACAAAGCGGAAATAATGCAGGACTTTGAGAATTTTCATCGAAGTGTAAATACAAGAACACTTGGAAGGTTTGATGAGCATGAAAGGCAAAAGGAAATTTAAAATCCGTCACTTACTATTCTTGCTTTTTTTAATATATGTGGCATCTACCTTAGCGATGCAACAGTTCAAAATTACTAAGTTAGCACAGCAGGAAGCACAGCTAAAAGCCAGGATGAAAGAGGTGACAGAGCAAAGAGAAGAGCTTGAAGAGGAGATAAGTCTTCTACATACCGACGAGTATATCGAAGGTGTTGCCCGCGACGAGTTAGGGCTGGTAAAACCTGGAGAATACATATATAAAGGTGTTGAAAGTCCAAAAGAATAAGTTTCTTGATTGACGAATGTGAAAAGTTAAAGTATAATTAACAGTATCGAAGAGATTTAAAGGAGGAATTTTTTAAGTATGCCTGTTGAGGTAGGCCAAATTTTAGAGGGAAGAGTAACGGGGATTACTAAATTCGGGGC comes from the Tepidanaerobacter acetatoxydans Re1 genome and includes:
- the yabQ gene encoding spore cortex biosynthesis protein YabQ, whose protein sequence is MSLWEIKPQVILIMTSLIIGLVTGLLFDIYRRIRNLLSPGLYLTVLGDLCFWAIITIITFTSLLDVSSGQVRGYIFLCIMLGLSFYLRFISRYVIYFFIELDILASIIVRKMLSFINKIYKCKFFRIVGRIYSDARRIFLKTKRK
- a CDS encoding FtsB family cell division protein, which produces MKGKRKFKIRHLLFLLFLIYVASTLAMQQFKITKLAQQEAQLKARMKEVTEQREELEEEISLLHTDEYIEGVARDELGLVKPGEYIYKGVESPKE